A stretch of DNA from Candidatus Korarchaeota archaeon NZ13-K:
GCCCAAGGTGGTCGTGGACATTGGCGCTGTCAAGCCCATAGCCAGCGGGGCCGACGTGATGGGACCGGGGGTGAAGGAGGTGGAGGGCAGCTTCAGGGAGGGGGATCTGGTGGCGGTAGTCGATGAGAGGCTCAGGGCCGTGATAGCGGTGGGGATCGCCCTCAGACCTTCTGGTGAGGCCAGGGAGAGGGGCAAAACTATTAAAAATATTCACCATGCAGGGGACGCGTTATGGAGGGCCGTGTCATCGAAGTGAGGTGAGCGGGTGAGCGGAAGGAAGGCCTCACTGGAGGATCTATTCAATCCTAGGTCCGTAGCCATAGTCGGAGTCTCAAAGACCCCTGGGAGGATCGGGCATGAGGTCATGAGCAACCTCGTCAGGTGCGGGTTCAGGGGCCCGATATATCCCATAAGCCACAAGTATGCCGAGGTTCAGGATATAAGGTGTTACAGGTCTGTTCTCGATGTAGCGGACGATGTGGATCTCGCGTTCATCTCAACACCGGAGGAGTACATCCCTAAAACCCTCGAGGAGCTGGGGGCCAAGGGCGTCAAGGTTGCGGTAGTATCGTCGGGCAGGAGAGGGGGGCCCCTCGTCGATGTGATAAGGGATGCCTCAAGGAGGCACGGGATGCGCGCGCTGGGACCCTCATCGCTCGGGGTCTATCACTCGGGGAACAGGTTGAACGTCACGCCCCTTCCCCTGAACGCTGGGGGAGGAGGAATCGCCCTAATCTCCGAATCCAAGACGCTGGGGATGGCAGCCGTGAACCACGGGCTCTCGGAGGGGCTTGAGTTCTCGGTGGTCGTAGGCACCGGTGGGAAGGCGGATGTCGATGATCATGACATCCTGAGACACCTCAGTGAGGATGATGGCGTGAAGTCCATAGTCATTCAAGTCGAGACCCTGAGGGATCCGAGGGCCTTCACGGATAGTCTGAGGGAATCTCTTAAGAGGAAGCCAGTTATCGTGATAACAGGTTCCAGAGAGATTATCAAGAGGCTTGAGCCCATGAGGAAGGATTTGCTTGTCCTGAAGGACTTCACAAAGGCCCTGGATATATCCTCGATGTTCACGGAGAGAAGGGTGAGAGGGAGGAGGGCCCTCATCTTGACGAACAGCGCAGGAGCTGTGAACCTGCTCTTGGGATCCCTCGAGGGCTCCGGCATAGAGATACCTGTGCTGAGTGAGTCCTTCCTCGATGACATAAGGATCTTCGTGCCCGAGGGGTCCTCAGCTAGGAACCCGATCGACCTGACCTCCGAGGCGAGTCCGGAGATATTCAGGGGTGTCATAGAGAGCAGCAACTTGCATAGCGACGAGTTCGATCTGATAGTGGTTGTCTACTGTGAAACGAATCCCTTGGAGCTGGAGAAGTTCCGCTCGATGATCAGCGAACTGAAAGATCTCATCAGCAAGCCCCTGATACCCATCCTCCTGGGAGGGGATCCCGTCAAGAGGGCCGTTAAGGAGCTGAGGAGGGAGGGGATACCGGCATACTACAGCATCACGAGGGCGGCGGGGGCTATGGAATCCACAGTCAGGTACTTCCTAGGCCTCAAGTGAGTGTCAGGCGGATGAGCGAGCTTCACCGATCCTGGGAAGTTAACTTGTTCGCTTATCCCTCGATGCTCCTCCCGGTGGATCGGCCGATTGGAGCTCGGGGGATAATCAGCACGATCCTCCCGATGGGGATCGTGGGATCGCGTAGCGGCCTCAATGTCATGGCATCGCGAGAAATGTTTTAAGTTTCACGGGTGATGCTGAAGGGGATCTCATGGGGGACCTGTTGGCTCCGCCCAACACGGTGGAGGTGCTACTGGGTAATGAGGCGATCGCCAGGGGGGCTCTCGAGGGTGGTCTCAACGTCGCTGCAGCCTATCCAGGCACTCCCAGCACAGAGATAGGAGAGGCCCTATCCGTGGCCGCTAAGAGGCTTGGGATCTACTTCGAGTGGTCTTCCAACGAGAAGGTCGCCACAGAGGTAGCTATAGGGGCAGCTTGGTCCGGATTGAGATCCATGACCATGATGAAGCACGTCGGTTTCAACGTGGCGGCCGATGCGATCTTCACCCTGACCTACGCGGGGCTCACGGGGGCCATGGTGATAGTCTCGGCCGATGACCCGCACTGTCACAGCAGCCAGAATGAGCAGGATAACAGGCACTACAGTGAGGCAGCCGGCCTCCCAATGTTGGAGCCCTCCAACGTTCAGGAGGCGAAGGACTTCACCAAGGAGGCGATGGAGCTCTCGAGCAGGTACAAGATACCGTTCATGATCAGGACGACGACCAGGGTGAATCACCAGAGGGGGCCCGTCAAGCTAGGTGAGATAACGGCTAAGCCCTCGGTCGGTGTGTTCGAGCCGCCGGAGCCCGATAGGTACCTCCAGGTCGGCGCCATAGCTAGGAAACATCACATAGAGCTCCTGAAGAAGCTGAGAGAGATACAAGAAATTTCAGGGAATTACGCGAGGATCGAGGGACCTCAGGATTCCGACATAGGGATCATAACATCGGGCGTATCTTACGCCCATGTAAAGGACGCCCTAAGGCTCTCTGGCCTGGAGGCCAAGGTCCTCAAGCTGGGCATGACCTTCCCGCTGCCTGAGCGCACGATCGGGGACTTCCTCAGATCGATAAGCACGGTGTTCATTGTTGAGGAACTCGATCCCTTCCTTGAGCTCAGGGTTAAGGCCATAGCCAAGGACTATGCCCCTGACCTCGAGGTGATAGGGAAGCTAACTGGTCACATGCCCCAGTACCACGAGTACACCGTGAGGACAGTCCTGGAGGGATTCTCGAAAGCTTTCGGGATAGAATCCCCGATAGATTTCGATGAAATTGATAAAAGAAGCTCAGAAATTGTCAGAAAAGTTCCAGCGAGACCACCTATCCTCTGCCCGGCCTGCCCCCACAGATCGGCAGGTTACGCCCTGAGGAGGGCCGCTGGGAGGGCCGTGTTCATGGGTGACATAGGTTGCTACGCGCTCCTTTTCCAGCCCCCGTTCAAGGTGGAGCACGTGACCCATGCAATGGGCTCCTCGGTTGGAATAGCCAACGGTGTCAGCCTGGCCACTCAACAGGATGTGGTCGCCCTGATAGGAGATTCTACTTTCTTCCATGCCGGTATTCCAGCTCTGATAAACGCTGTGCACAATAGAAGGAAGATGCTCGTCGTGATAATGGATAACAGGACCACGGCGATGACCGGTCATCAATCGCATCCCGGCGTCCCTTACGATGCTATCGGCAGGGAGGCCCCCAGCATAGATCTGGAATCCCTCGTTAGAGCTGTGGGAGTCAATTACGTTAGGGTAGTGGATCCGTTCGATCATAAGGAGACGGAGAAGGCCTTCAGGGAGGCCTTGAAGAGTGAAGGAGTTTCGGTGGTTATAACCAGGAGGGAGTGCGCCCTCCTGACTGTGAGGAGGATCAGGGAGCAGGGGAGGAGGATAATAGCCTACAGGGTGAATCCTGATAAGTGCACTTACTGCAGGGTTTGCATAAACACCTTCGCCTGCCCGGCCTTCTTGGATACTGGCTCTTTGGTCGAGATAGATCCTGCGGTGTGCTTCGGCTGCGGTGCCTGCGTCCAGGTATGCCCTTACGAGGCGATAGAGCCTCAGGAGGGCTCACTCGACTGGAGGAGGGAGAAGCTGGGGGTGTGAATCTTGGGTGAGATAAGGGAGTTCAACGTCATCGTGGCCGGAGTCGGTGGCCAGGGCATACTCTTCACGACGAATGTGATGGCGAGGGCGGCCCTGAAGATGGGTGTGAACTTCGTCCAGAGCGAGGTCCACGGCCTGTCCCAAAGGTACGGATCCATAAGGACGGAGCTCAGAATAGGAAGTGATGTCCATAGTCCGCTGATCCTCGAGGGAACCCTGGACCTGCTGATAGGAATGGAACCTTTAGAGACGCTCAGACAG
This window harbors:
- the iorA gene encoding indolepyruvate ferredoxin oxidoreductase subunit alpha, with the protein product MGDLLAPPNTVEVLLGNEAIARGALEGGLNVAAAYPGTPSTEIGEALSVAAKRLGIYFEWSSNEKVATEVAIGAAWSGLRSMTMMKHVGFNVAADAIFTLTYAGLTGAMVIVSADDPHCHSSQNEQDNRHYSEAAGLPMLEPSNVQEAKDFTKEAMELSSRYKIPFMIRTTTRVNHQRGPVKLGEITAKPSVGVFEPPEPDRYLQVGAIARKHHIELLKKLREIQEISGNYARIEGPQDSDIGIITSGVSYAHVKDALRLSGLEAKVLKLGMTFPLPERTIGDFLRSISTVFIVEELDPFLELRVKAIAKDYAPDLEVIGKLTGHMPQYHEYTVRTVLEGFSKAFGIESPIDFDEIDKRSSEIVRKVPARPPILCPACPHRSAGYALRRAAGRAVFMGDIGCYALLFQPPFKVEHVTHAMGSSVGIANGVSLATQQDVVALIGDSTFFHAGIPALINAVHNRRKMLVVIMDNRTTAMTGHQSHPGVPYDAIGREAPSIDLESLVRAVGVNYVRVVDPFDHKETEKAFREALKSEGVSVVITRRECALLTVRRIREQGRRIIAYRVNPDKCTYCRVCINTFACPAFLDTGSLVEIDPAVCFGCGACVQVCPYEAIEPQEGSLDWRREKLGV
- a CDS encoding RNA-binding protein, yielding PKVVVDIGAVKPIASGADVMGPGVKEVEGSFREGDLVAVVDERLRAVIAVGIALRPSGEARERGKTIKNIHHAGDALWRAVSSK